ACGGCCATCCGGGAGAAGCTGGTGCGAGAGAGATATGGAGCACTGGCGGCAGAAGAGCTGGCCCAGGTGAGGGCGTCGGCGCAGGTCCGCCGGGTGGCCCCCTTCGCGCGGGAGGCGCGGCGATGAGGCGGATGCGCGAGGAGCCCGCGCCGCGGGCGGAGCACGGCTTCATCATCCGGCAGATGATGGTGGAGGACATGCCGGCGGTGATGGCCCTGGAGAAGCAGGCCTTCAAGAACCCCTGGTCGGCGGAGCTGCTCCAGCGGGAGCTCCAGCACGAGTGGTCCACCATCCTCCTGGTGGAGGAACCCCAGGGGGAGGGCGCTCCGAAGCTGCTGGGGCTGGCCATCTTCTGGGTTGTCCACGACGAGGTGCACGTGCTGAACGTGGCCACCGCCCCCGAGCACCGGCGGCGCGGGGTGGCCCGGGCGGTGATGGATGAAGTCCTCGCCCGCGGAAAGGCCCGCCGCTGCACCCTGGCCACGCTGGAGGTGCGCCGGAGCAACGAGGCGGCGCTCCAGCTCTACCGCTCGCTCGGCTTCCGGCCGGTCGGCATCCGGCCGAACTACTACGTCGACGAGGGCGAGGACGCCATCGTGATGGTCCTCGACTTCTAGTCTCACGCGGAGT
The nucleotide sequence above comes from Pyxidicoccus xibeiensis. Encoded proteins:
- the rimI gene encoding ribosomal protein S18-alanine N-acetyltransferase: MRRMREEPAPRAEHGFIIRQMMVEDMPAVMALEKQAFKNPWSAELLQRELQHEWSTILLVEEPQGEGAPKLLGLAIFWVVHDEVHVLNVATAPEHRRRGVARAVMDEVLARGKARRCTLATLEVRRSNEAALQLYRSLGFRPVGIRPNYYVDEGEDAIVMVLDF